The following proteins are co-located in the Silene latifolia isolate original U9 population chromosome 1, ASM4854445v1, whole genome shotgun sequence genome:
- the LOC141656846 gene encoding uncharacterized protein LOC141656846, whose protein sequence is MEKVARVPVWILFPGLDPCLWSDVVLSKIASKLGKPLFADIATTNKEQLSFARVMVEIDVSLPLFDFVTVNAPFLGQFSQKVVYEWVPFYCSGYGKLVNKNTSCKWLKQAAPASPKASRDGACSQEVQIVLDKEKRDSLSPSPPMVVILKRPSVSNKKEAAPSKTPAKLPTKASSPLSIANKFHVFEQGEITPDGLPVDLGVELGGTLETVPELRVDQWGNGGSELGQRSPYSPSLISVQGSKKHSEFSVLLETRVKECRAARITHTHFRDWVFLNNYGKHYNGRIWILLNPKTTALLSQRIEEQFIHLYFKHFESNLQFYVSFVYGSNNAQERGQLWSGLHDVSTPDPCLVLGNFNIVRDPDEKLSKTPPVLQDMLDFNSCLSACHLDDLSSTGCDLTWTNK, encoded by the exons ATGGAAAAAGTGGCACGGGTACCAGTTTGGATTCTTTTTCCAGGTCTGGATCCATGCCTCTGGTCTGATGTTGTCCTTAGTAAAATTGCCAGTAAACTGGGAAAACCCCTCTTTGCTGATATTGCCACCACCAATAAGGAGCAATTATCTTTTGCTAGAGTCATGGTTGAAATTGATGTGTCTCTACCTTTGTTTGATTTTGTGACTGTCAATGCTCCTTTCCTGGGTCAGTTCTCTCAGAAAGTGGTCTATGAGTGGGTTCCCTTTTACTGCTCAGGTTATGGTAAGTTGGTTAATAAGAATACCTCTTGTAAATGGCTAAAACAGGCTGCTCCTGCCTCCCCCAAAGCCAGTAGGGATGGGGCATGTTCTCAGGAGGTTCAGATTGTGTTGGACAAGGAGAAGAGAGATTCATTGTCTCCCTCTCCTCCTATGGTTGTCATCTTAAAACGCCCTTCTGTTTCAAATAAGAAAGAGGCTGCCCCTTCTAAGACTCCAGCAAAGCTGCCCACTAAGGCTTCTTCTCCTCTTAGTATAGCTAACAAGTTCCATGTCTTCGAGCAAGGGGAAATAACTCCTGATGGATTACCTGTGGACCTTGGTGTTGAGCTAGGTGGTACCTTGGAGACTGTTCCTGAGTTGAGGGTGGATCAGTGGGGGAATGGAGGCTCAGAACTTGGCCAGAGATCCCCTTATAGTCCATCTTTGATTTCTGTTCAGGGGTCCAAAAAGCACTCAGAATTCTCAG TTCTTTTGGAAACTAGAGTTAAAGAATGTAGAGCTGCTAGGATCACTCATACTCATTTCAGAGATTGGGTCTTTCTCAATAACTATGGTAAACACTATAATGGAAGGATTTGGATTCTCCTTAATCCCAAAACTACTGCTCTTCTGTCTCAAAGGATTGAGGAGCAATTTATTCACCTATATTTTAAACATTTTGAATCTAATCTCCAGTTTTATGTGAGCTTTGTCTATGGTAGTAATAATGCTCAGGAAAGGGGGCAGTTGTGGTCTGGGTTACATGATGTTAGCACTCCTGATCCTTGTTTAGTCCTTGGCAACTTTAATATTGTTCGAGACCCTGATGAAAAGCTCAGTAAAACTCCTCCCGTTCTTCAGGATATGTTGGATTTTAACTCCTGCTTGTCTGCCTGTCATTTGGATGATCTGTCTAGTACTGGTTGTGACCTTACTTGGACTAATAAGTAA
- the LOC141656841 gene encoding protein FAR1-RELATED SEQUENCE 5-like produces the protein MSNSFDLNALYIEEEGENEIIEENDTATDLLRHAAHVLEGNEDNQPAIEPTVGAEFDSGEQFAAFCFTYAYKTGFELHIRSSQLLAPFREQGVHRNGVGDKEPRFHMMNKFRLMCSEGNTTKKRSCITPCKMYVFGKLNHDIGKFVICTCDLVHNHELNPEVSRHVVNYRHISEYFKTRLMLNNRAGIPISRNFNTLVREVGGIHNLHFNGQDARNFINNERRKTRFRGDAKDVLYYFEGLKAQNPYFYYAIEMDADNKLLNIFWSDARCCAMYKAFGDPSSFDSTFLSNRYQMPFCAFVGVNHHGSTVLYASALISYEDTESFEWVFEKWMECMGRAPTVLLTDQCKAMEEIDKDLRTLVHESITEEELQEMWDDFMEKYNLRRNKWLRGAWDMGQRWMPVFWKDTLCAEKNVEDEKVNNAKDIKSPHKWDPLILFEDIYSKVYTNSKFGEVKTEVYGCISTNVETLPNSLGFIKRFRATSKVTEAFWKEDRRSFEVSIDTITGEYKCGCKMFEFRGILCRHILKCLDVLDVKGILDKYILDRLRKDLVRVYENIRVGYYNPDESKRVKRSLEITVKNDYIKRLAMQSEGSSAIYTSRTDELIKELEAHAGIQTIDSFAACGVS, from the exons ATGTCGAATAGTTTTGATTTAAATGCTCTATATATCGAGGAGGAGGGAGAAAACGAAATCATTGAAGAGAATGACACAGCCACTGATTTGTTACGGCATGCAGCACATGTTCTGGAAGGTAATGAAGACAATCAACCAGCTATTGAGCCTACGGTTGGTGCGGAATTTGATTCAGGGGAACAGTTTGCCGCTTTCTGTTTTACTTATGCTTATAAGACGGGGTTTGAACTTCATATTCGTAGTAGCCAACTTTTGGCTCCCTTCAGGGAGCAGGGGGTACATCGAAATGGAGTTGGGGATAAAGAACCGCGATTCCACATGATGAACAAGTTTAGGCTTATGTGTTCAGAGGGCAATACGACGAAGAAAAGGTCATGTATAACACCATGTAAAATGTATGTATTTGGGAAATTAAATCACGACATTGGGAAATTTGTAATCTGTACTTGTGATTTGGTACATAATCACGAGTTGAATCCTGAAGTTAGCCGGCATGTTGTCAATTATAGGCACATAAGCGAATATTTCAAAACCAGGTTGATGTTGAACAACAGAGCTGGCATACCAATTAGCCGGAACTTCAACACATTAGTTAGGGAGGTTGGAGGGATTCATAATCTACATTTTAATGGGCAGGACGCAAGAAACTTCATCAACAACGAACGTCGCAAAACTAGGTTTCGTGGTGACGCTAAAGATGTCTTATATTATTTCGAGGGCTTAAAAGCGCAGAATCCATATTTTTACTACGCTATTGAAATGGACGCGGATAATAAGCTGTTGAATATTTTCTGGTCTGATGCACGATGTTGTGCCATGTACAAGGCTTTTGGTGACCCATCGTCGTTCGATAGTACATTCCTAAGCAACAGGTACCAGATGCCTTTCTGTGCATTCGTAGGAGTTAATCATCATGGAAGTACAGTATTATATGCATCGGCTTTAATTTCATACGAAGACACCGAGTCATTCGAGTGGGTGTTTGAGAAGTGGATGGAATGTATGGGGAGAGCTCCGACCGTCTTATTAACTGATCAATGCAAAGCAATGGAGGAG ATTGACAAAGATTTGCGTACGCTTGTGCACGAGAGTATCACGGAGGAGGAACTGCAAGAAATGTGGGATGATTTCATGGAAAAATACAACTTGCGACGCAACAAATGGTTAAGGGGTGCATGGGATATGGGACAGCGATGGATGCCTGTTTTTTGGAAAGATACTTTATGTGCAG AGAAAAATGTGGAGGACGAGAAAGTCAATAACGCCAAAGACATTAAGAGCCCACATAAATGGGATCCCCTGATATTATTCGAGGATATCTATAGTAAGGTCTACACAAACAGTAAATTCGGAGAGGTGAAAACTGAGGTATATGGTTGTATAAGCACCAACGTCGAAACTCTTCCAAATAGTTTGGGTTTCATCAAGAGGTTTAGGGCCACATCAAAAGTGACAGAAGCATTTTGGAAGGAAGATCGAAGAAGTTTTGAAGTGAGTATTGACACAATCACTGGTGAGTATAAATGTGGTTGTAAGATGTTTGAATTTAGAGGGATCTTATGTCGCCATATCTTGAAGTGTCTTGATGTGTTGGACGTAAAAGGTATCCTAGACAAATACATATTGGATCGCTTGCGCAAGGATTTGGTTAGAGTATACGAAAACATTCGGGTTGGGTATTACAACCCGGATGAGTCAAAACGTGTTAAAAGGTCTCTTGAGATAACGGtgaaaaatgattacattaagaGGTTGGCTATGCAAAGTGAAGGGTCTTCTGCCATTTATACTAGCAGAACCGATGAACTAATAAAAGAGTTGGAGGCTCATGCTGGGATACAGACTATAGATTCATTTGCGGCATGTGGAGTTTCCTAA